In Candidatus Limnocylindrales bacterium, the sequence GGATTCGTCGAGACGTGCGATCCGGTCGCCAGGGTCTGTTCGAAAGCAAGCTCGTGGACGCTGACGAATTCGACGGCGCAGGCTTCGTGCGGCGACGGAACCAAGCAGGGCGGAGAAGGATGCGACGACGGCAACACCGTCAGCGGCGACTGCTGCTCGTCGACGTGCGCCGTCGAAGCCAACGGCTCGCCGTGCAACGACGGCCTGTTCTGCACCGCGAGCGACAGCTGCTCGGCCGGAGCCTGCGTCGGCAGCGGCAATCCGTGCAGCACCGGTCCCGAGTGCAACAACGTCTGCAACGAATCGGCCGACAACTGCCTGGTGGCCAACGGCACCTCGTGCTCGAGCGATTCCAACCCGTGCACGATCGACCAGTGCAGCGCCGGCCAGTGCGGTCACGCGGCCGGCAATGCGGGCGCGACGTGCCGCGCGGTAAACGGAGTCTGCGACCAGGCTGAAAGCTGCAACGGCAGCAGCACTGCATGTCCGGCCGACGGCTATCTGTCGACCGCGACGACGTGCCGTACCACCAACGGCACCTGTGATGTGGCCGAGAAATGCAGCGGGACCGCCGCCGATTGTCCGACGGACGGGTTTGCCGGAACCGCTACGCTCTGTCGCGGATCCAACGGTGTCTGCGACGTGCAGGAGGTCTGCAGCGGCTCCAGTGCGGCGTGTCCGGTCGACGGCTTCGTGTCGACGTCGACTTCGTGTCGCTCGTCGACCGGTGTCTGCGATCCGGCCGAGACGTGCACCGGCACGTCGGCATCGTGCCCGGCCAACACGTTCCTGTCGTCGGCGGCGGTGTGCCGCCCGTCGACTGCAATCTGCGATGCAGCCGAGACGTGCAGCGGCTCGAGCGGCGCGTGTCCGGCCGACGGCTGGGCATCGACGGCAACCGTCTGCCGGGCATCGACGGGCGTCTGCGATCCGCAGGAGACATGCCCGGGCACGAGCTCGACATGCCCGGCCAACGCACTGCTTCCCACGTCGGCGATCTGCCGCCCGAGCACGTCGCTGTGCGATGTGCCGGAGCTGTGCCTTGGCACCGCCGGAGGCTGCCCGATCGACGTGTTCGCGCCGACCGCGACGGTATGCCGCGCATCCACCGCGCTGTGCGATGCGATCGAGACCTGCACCGGCACCAGCGCAGCGTGCCCGAGCAACGGTTTTTCCGCCGCGAGCGTCGTCTGCCGCAGCTCGACGAGCCTTTGCGACGCGCAGGAGACCTGCACAGGAACTTCGATCACGTGCCCGTCGGACGGTTTCGCGTCGTCGTCGACCGTGTGCCGCACGTCGACCAGCGTCTGCGACGCGCAGGAGAACTGTACGGGCGGGTCGGCGACGTGTCCTGCCGACGGTTTCGCATCGTCGTCGACGGTCTGCCGGCCCGGCACGACCATCTGCGATGCCGCCGAGCGCTGCACCGGTGCGTCGAACTCGTGCCCGGCCGACGGGTTTGCCGACTCGAACACGGTCTGCCGGCCTACGGCCGGAAACTGCGACCTCGCGGAGAAGTGCACGGGCGCTTCGGCCACGTGTCCGGGAGACGGCTTCGCGTCGACCGCGACGGTCTGCCGCGTGGCAAACGGCGTCTGCGACGTTGACGAGACGTGCACCGGCGCGAGCGCGACGTGTCCGGCGAATGGATTCGCGAACACCGCGACGCTCTGCCGCCCGGGCACCGGCCTGTGCGACGCGCAGGAGAGTTGCAGCGGAACTTCTGCGTCGTGTCCTGCCGACGGATTCGCCGCAAGCTCGACGGTATGCCGTCCGTCGACGAGCATCTGCGACGCGCAGGAGACGTGCACCGGCGCGTCGGCGACGTGTCCCGGCGACGGCTTCTCGTCGTCGTCAACGGTTTGCCGGCCCGGCACCGGCGTCTGCGATGCCGCCGAACGCTGCACCGGCGCATCGAACGCGTGTCCGGCCGACGCGTTCGCCGACTCGAACACGGTCTGCCGGCCGACTGCCGGCAACTGCGATCTCGCCGAGAAATGCACCGGCGGTTCCGCCGCATGTCCTGCCGACGGATTCGCATCGACGTCGACGATCTGCCGCGGCTCCGCGGGCATCTGTGATGTTCAGGAGACGTGCACCGGCGCGAGCGCGACTTGCCCGAATGACATTTTCGCATCGACCGCTTCGATCTGCCGCTCGAGCAACGGCCTCTGCGACGTGCTCGAAAGCTGTACAGGCTCGGCGGCGGCGTGTCCGGCCGACGGCTTCGCCGCGAGCTCGACGGTGTGCCGCCCGTCGACGAGCATCTGCGACGCGCAGGAGACGTGCACGGGCGCGTCGGCGACGTGTCCCGGCGACGGCTTCTCGTCGTCGTCAACGGTTTGCCGACCTGGCACCGGCGTCTGCGATGCCGCCGAACGCTGCACCGGCGCATCGAACTCATGCCCCGCCGACGCGTTCGCCGACTCGAACACGGTCTGCCGTCCGACCGCCGGCAACTGCGATCTTGCCGAAAAATGCACCGGCGGCTCCGCCGCATGTCCCGCCGACGGATTCGCGTCGACCGCGACGATCTGCCGGGGCTCAGCGGGCGTGTGCGACGTTCAGGAGACGTGCACCGGTGCGAGCGCGACGTGTCCCGTTGACACGTTCGCATCGACGGCTTCGCTCTGCCGTCCGGGCACCGGTCTGTGCGACGCGCAGGAGACCTGCAACGGAACGTCGGCGTCCTGTCCGGCCGACGGATTCGCCGCGAGCTCGACCGTTTGCCGCCCGTCGACGAGCATCTGCGACGCGCAGGAGACCTGCACAGGCGCTTCGGCGACGTGTCCCGGCGACGGCTTCTCGTCGTCGTCAACGGTTTGCCGACCCGGCACCGGCGTCTGCGATGCCGCCGAACGCTGCACCGGCGCATCGAACTCGTGTCCGGCCGACGCGTTCGCCGACTCGAACACGGTCTGCCGGCCGACTGCCGGCAACTGCGATCTTGCCGAAAAGTGCACCGGTGGTTCCGCCGCATGTCCTGCCGATGGATTCGCGTCGACGTCGACGATCTGCCGCGGCTCCGCGGGCATCTGTGATGTTCAGGAGACGTGCACCGGCGCGAGCGCGACTTGCCCGGGCGATATTCTCGTCTCGACGGCTACGCTGTGCCGCCCGAGCACCGGCCTGTGCGACGCGCAGGAGTCCTGCAACGGAACCTCCGCGTCGTGTCCGGCCGACGGCTTCGCCGCGAGCTCGACGGTGTGCCGGCCGTCGACGAGCATCTGCGATGCGCAGGAGACGTGCACCGGCGCTTCGGCGACGTGTCCCGGAGACGGCTTCGCATCATCGTCGACGGTGTGTCGCCCGGGCACGACCATCTGCGATGCGGCAGAACGCTGCACCGGTGCATCGAGCTCGTGCCCGGCCGACGCGTTCGCCGACTCGAACACCGTCTGCCGCCCGACTGCCGGCAACTGCGATCTTGCGGAGAAGTGCACCGGCGGTTCCGCCACATGTCCCGCCGACGGATTCGCGTCGACCGCGACGATCTGCCGCGGCTCTGCGGGCATCTGTGATGTTCAGGAGACGTGCACCGGCGCGAGCGCGGCGTGCCCGAACGACATTTTCGCATCGACCGCTTCGATCTGCCGCTCGAGCACCGGGCTCTGCGACGCGCAGGAGTCCTGCAATGGCTCGTCCGCGTCGTGTCCGGCCGACGGCTTCGCGGCAAGCTCGACGGTGTGCCGCGCGTCGGCGAGCATCTGCGACGCGCAGGAGACGTGCACGGGCGCGTCGGCAACGTGTCCCGGAGACGGCTTCGCATCATCATCGACGGTGTGCCGTCCGGGCACGACCATCTGCGACGCGGCCGAACGCTGCACCGGTGCATCGAACTCGTGCCCGGCCGATGCGTTCGCCGACTCGAGCACGGTATGTCGCCCGACGGCCGGAAACTGCGATCTCGCCGAGAAGTGCACGGGCGGCTCGGCGGCATGTCCGGGAGATCAGTTCGCATCCATAGAGACGGTCTGCCGCGCATCGGCCGGCGTCTGCGACGACGACGAAACCTGCACAGGGTCGACGGCAACCTGTCCGGCAAACGGCTTTGCTGCTTCCACCACCGTCTGCCGCACCAGCGCCGGCATCTGCGATACGCAGGAAACCTGCACCGGCGGGTCGGCGTCGTGCCCGGCCGATGGTTTTGCCGCATCGAGCTCGGTGTGCCGGCCGTCCGGCGGCATCTGCGATCCGGCTGAGCTCTGTACGGGCTCGTCCGCGGCCTGCGCAGTCGACGCGTTCGCGACGACGGCCACGGTGTGCCGTGCGGCAGCGGGAATCTGCGATGCCGCCGAATCGTGCACCGGCGCGGGAAGCGCATGCCCCGCCGACCTTCTCGTCTCGTCCGGCATCACGTGCCGAAGCGCGAGCAGCATCTGCGACGTTGCCGAGACCTGCAACGGCGCGAGCACGACGTGCCCGACGAACGTCTTCGCGTCCGCGTCGACGGTCTGCCGCGACAGCGTCGGCGTCTGCGACGAGGACGAGACCTGCACCGGAACGAGCTCGACCTGTCCCGCCAACGCTTTTGCAACGTCGGCAACGGTCTGCCGCTCGAGCGGCGGCGTGTGCGACGCGATCGAGCGCTGCTCGGGAACGTCGTCCGCGTGTCCGACGGATGCATTCTCTTCGACTTCGACGATCTGCCGCGCGTCGGCGAGCGTGTGCGATGCGCAGGAGACGTGCAGCGGAACCGGTGCGGCCTGTCCGGCCGACGTCGTGGCCGCTTCGAGTGTCGTCTGCCGCGCGGCAAACGGCGTCTGCGACGCGGCCGAAACCTGCACCGGCACCAGCGGCACGTGCCCGGGCGACAGCTACGCTTCGACTGCGACCGTGTGTCGTTCGGCGGCAAGCATCTGCGACGAACAGGAAACCTGCACGGGAACCGCGACGTCGTGTCCGGCCAACGGCTTTGCGCCGTCGGGCACCGTCTGCCGCGACAGCGCCGGTGTCTGCGACGAAGACGAATCGTGCACGGGAACGAGCGGGACGTGTCCGGCCAACGGGTTCGCATCGAGCGCGACCGTGTGTCGCGCAGGCGCAGGCGTCTGCGACGCGGCGGAGCGCTGTACCGGAGCGGCCGCGAGCTGTCCGAGCGACGGCTTCGCGCCGAGCTCGACCACGTGCCGAGGCTCCACCGGGATCTGCGACGCCGCCGAGACGTGCACGGGCGCTTCGTCTTCCTGTCCGGCCGATTCGTTCGCCGGTACGAACGTCGTCTGCCGCACGGCGGGCGGCGTCTGCGACCTCCAGGAAAACTGCACCGGCTCGTCACTGACCTGTCCCGGCGACGCGGTGGCGACGAGCACGACGACGTGCCGCCCAGCGGCCGGCGAGTGCGACGAACCGGAGACGTGCGACGGAGCCGCCAAGGCGTGCCCGGCCAATGGATTCGCTCCGGCGGACACCAGCTGCACGGCAGACGCATCGCCGTGCACCGAAGACATCTGCAGCGGCTCGTCGGCGACGTGCACGCATCCGGCCGGCAACGCCGGCGCCGTTTGCCGGAGCTCGTCGGGCATCTGCGACATCGAGGAGACCTGCAACGGAACGGCCACGGCGTGTCCGGCCAACGCGTTCGCGAACACTTCGATCGTCTGCCGCGCGGCCGGCGGCATCTGCGACCTCGCGGAGAGCTGCAGCGGCGCGAGTGCGACCTGTCCGGCGGACGTGGTCGCCGGCACGTCGAAGACCTGTCGCGCGAGCGCAGGGCAGTGCGACGTCGCCGAACGCTGCGACGGCGCAGCCAAGACCTGCGCCGCCGATACCGTTGCCGCAGCGGATACAGGCTGCACGAGCGACGGAATCCTCTGCACCGCGGACGTCTGCGACGGCACGTCGGCGCTCTGCACGCATCCGCCCGGCAATGCCGGCGCCGTGTGCCGCCCGGCCGGCAGCATCTGCGACGCCGAGGAAACCTGCTCGGGAACCGCGAGCGACTGTCCGGCCGACGGCTTCGCGCTGGCGACCAAAGTCTGCCGCACCGCGAGCGGAGTCTGCGACGTGCAGGAGACGTGCAGCGGCGCATCCGCCGCCTGTCCGGCCGACGGCGTCGCCGGAGCGTCGGTGACGTGTCGCGCGAGCGCGGGCGTCTGCGATCTTCCGGAGAGCTGCGGCGGCACCGCCAAGACGTGCCCGGCCGACGTGTTCGTCGGAAGCAGCACCGCGTGCGCGAGCGACAGCAATCCGTGCACGACGGATGTCTGCACCGGCTCGAGCGCGACCTGCAGCCATTCGGCGAACAGCGCGGCGTGCGACGACGGCGTGTTCTGCAACGGCGCCGACACGTGCAGCGCGACGACGTGCAGCCTGCACGCCGGCAATCCGTGCCCGGGCGCCAACGGCGACGGCAACTGCTCGCAGTCGTGCAACGAAAACGCCGATCTCTGCAACGCGGCCGACCCGGATTCGAGCGCATGCAACGACGGCCTGTTCTGCAACGGCGCCGACACGTGCTCTGGCGGCGTCTGCAGCGTGCACGCGGGCGATCCGTGCCCCGGCCCGAACGGCGATGCGGATTGCAGCGAGAGCTGCAGCGAAGCGGCCGACGCCTGCACGGCCGGCGATCCCAACGGCAGCGGCTGCAACGACGGCATCTCCTGCACGACGTCCGACCACTGCCAGGCCGGCATCTGCGTTGCCGACAGCAGCGGCTGCGGCGAATGCGGCGACGGCAGCCTCGATGCCGGCGAGCTCTGCGACGACGGCAACACGGCAAGCGGCGACTGCTGCTCGAGCACGTGCGTGCCGGCGCTCGATTCGACGCCGTGCAGCGACGGCGTGTTCTGCAACGGCGCCGACACCTGCAAGTCGGGTCTTTGCAGCCAGCATTCCGGCAACCCGTGCGCGGGCCCGGACGGCGACGGCAACTGCGCCGAGTCGTGCAACGAGAACGCCGCGCTCTGCAACGCGCCCGATCCGGACGGCTCCGCGTGCACCGACAGCGCGTTCTGCAATGGCGCCGACACGTGCAGCGGCGGAGCCTGCAGCCAGCACGCAGGAAGCCCGTGCAGCGGACCGGACGGCGACGGCAACTGCGCAGAATCGTGCAACGAAACGGCCGACGACTGCTCGGCCGCGGATCCGGACGGAAGTCCGTGCGACGACGGCCAGACCTGCACCGAGCTCGACAGCTGCGCGGGCGGCGTCTGCGGCGACGGATGCCCGGTCACGACGACGACGAACGAAGGCGGGATGTGCGGCGATGCGAACGAGGATCTGAAGATCTCGGCTACCGATGCCCTGAAGGCCCTTCGCACCGCCGTCGGAACGGCGACGTGCTCGTTGACGCTGTGCGACTACACCGGCGACGGCAGGATCACGGCGTCGGATGCGCTCGCGATCCTGCGGCGCGCCGTCGGCCAGAGCGTCGAGCCCAAGTGTCCAATTGCGCCTCAGGCCGAGGTCTCGACGACGCTTCTGGTCACGACGACCACTCTCAGCCGTTAGACCGGCCGGCGATTCTGCCGGTCCGATCCTGCGACTCTGTGCGAGACGCGCGGGCTTCTGTCGCGTCCTGCAGTTAGGATCGCCGATCTTATGAAGCATGGAATCCGGTTCCTGATGGTTGCGCTGCTGGCGCTTCCCGCCGCTGCGTCTGCCCAGCAGGATCCGCGATTGCGGGCGGCGCCGCCTGCCGAGCCGATTGTCCGGCCGCAGCTTCCCGCGACCGCCGCGGCCGACGTCGATCGCAACCGCATCGACGACCGACTCGATCGCGAGATCGCAGAGCTGCGCTGCGCGCTTGCCGCCGCGACCGGCGACGCGCGCCGCAGCGAAGCAGCCGCGCGGCTCGCCGAGCCGATGCGCGTCGAGCTCGTGTTCGGCGAGCAGATCACGCAGCAGCAGATCGATTCCTTCGTGGCCGCCGGCGGACGCATCGAGCACGTCTTCCAGGCGGTCAGCTACGGCTGGACCGGAACGATTGCGCGCGCGTCGATCGACGCCGTCAGCGCCGCGCTCGGCGAATCGCTGCTCATCGTCGTGCCGGACCTTCCGGCCCAGATGCACATGGACGAAGCCACGCGTACCGGTCGCGTGCGGCCGGTCTGGGCGAGCGGCTTTGCGAACAGCGGCAGCGGATTCTCCGGATCGGCCAACATCACGATCGGCATCATCGACTCCGGCGTCGACGACTCGCATACCGATCTCGCCGGGCGCGTCGAGTTCTGGAAGGACTACACGACCGACAACGAAGCGACGCCGCGCGACATCGTGCAGCACGGATCGCACGTAGCCGGCATCGCGCTCGGCACCGGTGCGGCGTTCGGCCAGGGCCCCGGCACGCTGCGCTACACCGACAGCGGCAACCTTGCCGGCGTCGCCGCCAACTCGTTCTTTCTCAGCATGATGCACCTGACCGAGCCGTCGATGCTGTTCAGCCAGAACGCGACGTGGCTCGGCGGCGGCTCGACGCTGCTGCGACTGGCCACGCGGGCGAACGGGCAGGGCGGCCTGTATTCGTCGTTCAGCAATTCGGCAACGGCGGTCTCGCCGCTGCAGCTCGATACCCAGCTCGCCGGAGATCCTGCGCAGGCCTACACGTCGGCGCTTGCGCAGAACCAGCAGAAGACGCTGACGCGATGGGCAGTCGCGAGCTCGATCACGAACTACCCGGGGCCGGGCGACGGGTTCAATGCGATGCGCGGCGTTGCTGCCGGAGCGCGATGGGCCGGCGCCAAGGTCTTCACCAACGCCGGCACCGGATCGAGCACGACTATCGCCGCCGCGATCGACGACCTGGTCGCGCAACGCGTGGCGCACAACATCAAGGTCGTCAACATGAGCATCGGCATCATCGGGTCGCCGGGCATCGATGCGACGCTGCGGGCCAAGGCGAACACGATGGCGACCAACGGCATCGTCGTCGTGTGCTCGGCCGGCAACGACGGCGCGGGTTCGGGCGTGGCGAACCAGGTCGACGATCCCGGCCGCGCGGCGCTGGTGCTGACCGTCGGCGCGAGCAACGACGTCGACACGCTGACGCAGTACACGAGCAGCGGCTTTGCGTCGCCCGATGCGACCGAGGACCTCAAGCCCGACCTGCTCGCGCCCGGCGGCTCGGACTTTTATTCGTACATCCTGTCGGTCGACAGCAACGACGCCGATGCGGAGATCACGACGTTCCCGGACCGCGTCGCCAACGACTACTACAACATCAAGGGCACCTCGATGGCGTCGCCGTTCGCGGCCGGCGCCGCGGCGCTCGTCATCGATGCGATGCAGCAGTCGGGCACACCGTGGACGTTCGCGGCCAGCCAGTCGCTGTTCGTCAAGATGATGCTGTGCGCGTCGGCGACCGAGACCAACGCCAATCGCGAGGTCGCGACCGGCACCAATCCCGTGCTCGGGCGCGCCGCCGCTCCGAAGGACCTGTTCGAAGGCTACGGCCTGATCAATCCGGATGCGGCCATCGAAGCCGTGTCGCTGACATGGTCCGGCGAGGATATCGGCGATGCGTCGGCCGGCGGACGCTTCGACCGCCGCGCGTGGGGCCGCAGGCTCGGCATCACGTCGGGCTTTCCGACGACGGTGATGCTGACTCCGGACTCGACGGCGGACTACGACATCTATCTTTACAGCGAGACTCCGGATGCGAAGGGCAATCCCGTCATTCGCGCGTCGAGCACGAAAGCCGGCACCGGCATCGTCGAGTCGTTCAACTTCACGCCGACCGCGAACGAGAAGCGCTACCTATTCATCAAGCGCGTCTCCGGCAGCGGCGGCTGGAGCCTGACGAGCTTCCCCGAAACCCCGGTGTGCGGCGATCAGACCGTGCAGTCG encodes:
- a CDS encoding S8 family serine peptidase, with product MGKLRRAYARELVLERRGELEDKLAEPVRVELVFSSQVTQQQIDDFVALGGEIEHLYKAISYGWSGTFPRASVDALPAAMGDTLIVVTEDHPGKLTMDEATRTGRVRPMWVAGYAGTSNGLSGTSDITIAIVDSGVDDSHTDLAGRLEYWKDYTADGDANPRDVVQHGSHVAGIALGTGAAFGVGPGTLNYTDSGDETGLAVNAWAHNFLHYAPVTTNITQVATWLGGGSALQRLAARTNGVGGSFLSINFNSATASPNTLNSQTIGNPSQAYTTALIQNGSINKFAIATTVSPYPAVGDGFNAMRGVAPGAKWAGAKVVSNANATSAAIIGAALDDLVVQKSAHNIKVVTISIGLTGAPGLDPALRAKVNTMVGNGIVVVCAAGNDGTASGSGNQVDDPGRAGLAITVGASNDADRLTEYSSIGFASPGSDEDMKPDLIAPGGSEYYSGIMSVDSNDADASVSTFADKVANDYYIFKGTSASAPFVAGSAALMIDALQKNGTSWTFASSAQPLFVKMLLLASSTETNANREMTANGGNPTLGRAADPKDIREGYGMINPDAATEAITQVYSGGTLNGSTNSGRFDRRAWGRKLGITSGPAVTLNLDVPADSDYDLYLVSGIPDANGNPVIRASSTNAGVGIDESITFTPTSTEPRYLFIKLIPVQTACAASTSVCNINDPATCAGTNTSCGAGQAALVCACGFVETCDPVARVCSKASSWTLTNSTAQASCGDGTKQGGEGCDDGNTVSGDCCSSTCAVEANGSPCNDGLFCTASDSCSAGACVGSGNPCSTGPECNNVCNESADNCLVANGTSCSSDSNPCTIDQCSAGQCGHAAGNAGATCRAVNGVCDQAESCNGSSTACPADGYLSTATTCRTTNGTCDVAEKCSGTAADCPTDGFAGTATLCRGSNGVCDVQEVCSGSSAACPVDGFVSTSTSCRSSTGVCDPAETCTGTSASCPANTFLSSAAVCRPSTAICDAAETCSGSSGACPADGWASTATVCRASTGVCDPQETCPGTSSTCPANALLPTSAICRPSTSLCDVPELCLGTAGGCPIDVFAPTATVCRASTALCDAIETCTGTSAACPSNGFSAASVVCRSSTSLCDAQETCTGTSITCPSDGFASSSTVCRTSTSVCDAQENCTGGSATCPADGFASSSTVCRPGTTICDAAERCTGASNSCPADGFADSNTVCRPTAGNCDLAEKCTGASATCPGDGFASTATVCRVANGVCDVDETCTGASATCPANGFANTATLCRPGTGLCDAQESCSGTSASCPADGFAASSTVCRPSTSICDAQETCTGASATCPGDGFSSSSTVCRPGTGVCDAAERCTGASNACPADAFADSNTVCRPTAGNCDLAEKCTGGSAACPADGFASTSTICRGSAGICDVQETCTGASATCPNDIFASTASICRSSNGLCDVLESCTGSAAACPADGFAASSTVCRPSTSICDAQETCTGASATCPGDGFSSSSTVCRPGTGVCDAAERCTGASNSCPADAFADSNTVCRPTAGNCDLAEKCTGGSAACPADGFASTATICRGSAGVCDVQETCTGASATCPVDTFASTASLCRPGTGLCDAQETCNGTSASCPADGFAASSTVCRPSTSICDAQETCTGASATCPGDGFSSSSTVCRPGTGVCDAAERCTGASNSCPADAFADSNTVCRPTAGNCDLAEKCTGGSAACPADGFASTSTICRGSAGICDVQETCTGASATCPGDILVSTATLCRPSTGLCDAQESCNGTSASCPADGFAASSTVCRPSTSICDAQETCTGASATCPGDGFASSSTVCRPGTTICDAAERCTGASSSCPADAFADSNTVCRPTAGNCDLAEKCTGGSATCPADGFASTATICRGSAGICDVQETCTGASAACPNDIFASTASICRSSTGLCDAQESCNGSSASCPADGFAASSTVCRASASICDAQETCTGASATCPGDGFASSSTVCRPGTTICDAAERCTGASNSCPADAFADSSTVCRPTAGNCDLAEKCTGGSAACPGDQFASIETVCRASAGVCDDDETCTGSTATCPANGFAASTTVCRTSAGICDTQETCTGGSASCPADGFAASSSVCRPSGGICDPAELCTGSSAACAVDAFATTATVCRAAAGICDAAESCTGAGSACPADLLVSSGITCRSASSICDVAETCNGASTTCPTNVFASASTVCRDSVGVCDEDETCTGTSSTCPANAFATSATVCRSSGGVCDAIERCSGTSSACPTDAFSSTSTICRASASVCDAQETCSGTGAACPADVVAASSVVCRAANGVCDAAETCTGTSGTCPGDSYASTATVCRSAASICDEQETCTGTATSCPANGFAPSGTVCRDSAGVCDEDESCTGTSGTCPANGFASSATVCRAGAGVCDAAERCTGAAASCPSDGFAPSSTTCRGSTGICDAAETCTGASSSCPADSFAGTNVVCRTAGGVCDLQENCTGSSLTCPGDAVATSTTTCRPAAGECDEPETCDGAAKACPANGFAPADTSCTADASPCTEDICSGSSATCTHPAGNAGAVCRSSSGICDIEETCNGTATACPANAFANTSIVCRAAGGICDLAESCSGASATCPADVVAGTSKTCRASAGQCDVAERCDGAAKTCAADTVAAADTGCTSDGILCTADVCDGTSALCTHPPGNAGAVCRPAGSICDAEETCSGTASDCPADGFALATKVCRTASGVCDVQETCSGASAACPADGVAGASVTCRASAGVCDLPESCGGTAKTCPADVFVGSSTACASDSNPCTTDVCTGSSATCSHSANSAACDDGVFCNGADTCSATTCSLHAGNPCPGANGDGNCSQSCNENADLCNAADPDSSACNDGLFCNGADTCSGGVCSVHAGDPCPGPNGDADCSESCSEAADACTAGDPNGSGCNDGISCTTSDHCQAGICVADSSGCGECGDGSLDAGELCDDGNTASGDCCSSTCVPALDSTPCSDGVFCNGADTCKSGLCSQHSGNPCAGPDGDGNCAESCNENAALCNAPDPDGSACTDSAFCNGADTCSGGACSQHAGSPCSGPDGDGNCAESCNETADDCSAADPDGSPCDDGQTCTELDSCAGGVCGDGCPVTTTTNEGGMCGDANEDLKISATDALKALRTAVGTATCSLTLCDYTGDGRITASDALAILRRAVGQSVEPKCPIAPQAEVSTTLLVTTTTLSR
- a CDS encoding S8 family serine peptidase → MKHGIRFLMVALLALPAAASAQQDPRLRAAPPAEPIVRPQLPATAAADVDRNRIDDRLDREIAELRCALAAATGDARRSEAAARLAEPMRVELVFGEQITQQQIDSFVAAGGRIEHVFQAVSYGWTGTIARASIDAVSAALGESLLIVVPDLPAQMHMDEATRTGRVRPVWASGFANSGSGFSGSANITIGIIDSGVDDSHTDLAGRVEFWKDYTTDNEATPRDIVQHGSHVAGIALGTGAAFGQGPGTLRYTDSGNLAGVAANSFFLSMMHLTEPSMLFSQNATWLGGGSTLLRLATRANGQGGLYSSFSNSATAVSPLQLDTQLAGDPAQAYTSALAQNQQKTLTRWAVASSITNYPGPGDGFNAMRGVAAGARWAGAKVFTNAGTGSSTTIAAAIDDLVAQRVAHNIKVVNMSIGIIGSPGIDATLRAKANTMATNGIVVVCSAGNDGAGSGVANQVDDPGRAALVLTVGASNDVDTLTQYTSSGFASPDATEDLKPDLLAPGGSDFYSYILSVDSNDADAEITTFPDRVANDYYNIKGTSMASPFAAGAAALVIDAMQQSGTPWTFAASQSLFVKMMLCASATETNANREVATGTNPVLGRAAAPKDLFEGYGLINPDAAIEAVSLTWSGEDIGDASAGGRFDRRAWGRRLGITSGFPTTVMLTPDSTADYDIYLYSETPDAKGNPVIRASSTKAGTGIVESFNFTPTANEKRYLFIKRVSGSGGWSLTSFPETPVCGDQTVQSTEDCDDGNTVSGDCCSSTCTAESDGSPCSDGLFCTATDACSGGVCTGSGNPCSGGAECNNSCNESINNCASAAGTPCTSDANPCTLDQCSGAGSCAHPPGNAGSVCRSATGVCDTAETCTGASSGCPTDSLVSSATVCRAAGAICDAAERCTGSGPACPADSFATTATTCRAAATACDAAESCSGTSSVCPADGVRDSSTVCRSAVSACDVAETCTGSDAACPANTFATPDTICRAAGGVCDVDELCPGTSAVCPANAFVPTSSVCRAISGVCDVAESCTGSTADCPAEGFRTSATACRAAAGVCDAIERCTGSAAACPADQQQASSVVCRSSVSPCDAAERCSGIDSDCPGDAAAASGTVCRAAAGACDVAEQCTGSQTSCPADAFAPGDVVCRSAAGICDIAESCPGTSAACPADAVALASVTCRAAQGVCDVAEKCTGTTKTCPADGFSPASTTCRAKAGDCDAAESCTGTSAGCPADAALPTSVLCRSSSGECDAVERCDGITTSCPANLFRIAGAPCASDGKTCTSDVCDGSTAVCQHVAITGACDDGLFCNGPDSCSGGSCSVHAGNPCPGADGDADCSEGCREQGASCDSPDPDGSPCDDGIACTASDSCTGGVCSGDASAGCTTTTIAGPITTTTLEAGLCGDANGDDAITAADALLTLRTAVGTSTCAVDVCDYTGDSKVTATDALAILRRAVGQNIPPQCPAALNAIVSTTLAVTTTLDLR